Part of the Chitinophagales bacterium genome is shown below.
GGAAAAGGCTTTGGAAGCAGTGAAAAAACCTTATGTAATGGAGGATCCACGTATTATTGACCTCTGCTTGAAAAGGTTGGCGATCTCACGTGAAGAATTTGAAGAGTGGCTGGCTCTTCCTCCAAAAACTTTTAAGGATTATAACACCGGCTACAAATGGATGCAACTGATGCGTCCTGCGCTTAAAATGGTGACGAAAATGGGCTTTATGCCTGAGATCGTTTACGACAAATATTTTTTGTGTGGCGAATAGTAATAAATATATTTTAGGAATCAATGGCGGAGTGCGTCCGGGCTATCAGGATATTTCAGCCGTGTTGATGCAAAATGGAAAGGTGATAGCTGCTGTAGAGGAAGAACGGCTTACAAGAATTAAGCATTTAGCAGGGCAGCTGCCTATTCAGTCTGTAAAAGAAGTGTTCCGAATTGCGGGTATAAGCATAGAAGACATATCGGTAGTAGCTTTTCACGGCAGCACCTGGGGGAAACAAATTGATCAGGTACTGGAAAAGCATTTTCAAACCTATTTTGGACATGTACCTGAAATCAGGCGATACCACCACCACGATTGTCATGTAGCAAGCACTTTTTACCCCTCAGGATATGATAAGGCCCTGGTGATTTCCGTAGATGGTTCTGGTGATGGCGTGAGTACCCAAATTTCCATAGGAGAGGGCAGAGAGCTAAAACTGCTCAAACGCTATGAAAGGCCACAAAGCCTGGGTATGTATTATTCAATGATCACACAGCTTTGTGGTTTTACCCGCGATGCTGATGAATACAAACTCATGGGTCTGGCAGCTTATGGGGATCCTTCAAAATATCAATTGAATGAAATTCTTCAAATTACCGATAATGGATATCATTTCAATGAAGAATTTATGGTGCAAATTGAAGCTGGGCAGGCTTCTCCAAGCCGATATGAAATGCTTTTTGGCAAAAAATTGATTCAATTTACGGGGCTGGAAAGAAGGCATAAAAAATACATTGCACAGGAATACAAAGACCTGGCAGCTGCGGCACAATTGCAATTGGAAAAAGCACTTGTTTCCCTTGTGAAAAATGCTGTGCAGGAAACAGGGATAAAAAAAGTATGTATGGCTGGCGGTGTAGCGCTCAATTGCCTGGCCAACCAAAAAATCGAAGCTTTGGATGAGGTCGAGGAGCTTTTTATTCAACCGGCTTCCAATGATGCCGGTATTTCTTTGGGTGCTGCCATGTTGGCTTCAAAAAACATTGGCGATGATGATTTTGAAAAGCAAAGCCATACTTTTTACGGTACAGCAATTGATCAGGAAGAAATTGATGAAGTGCTGAACCGCTGCAATCTGAATTTTGAAAAAAGTGATGATTTTATAGAAATGGCAGCGGAAGCACTTGCCAATCAAAAGGTTTTAGGTTGGTTCCAGGGTAAAATGGAATTTGGCCCCCGGGCTTTGGGCAACAGAAGCATATTGGCAGATCCCGCAGTAGAGGACATTCAGAAAACCGTAAATCAAAAAGTAAAATTCAGGGAAGGGTTCAGGCCTTTTGGTGCCAGTGTGCTGGAAGAAGATTTTCAAAAGTATTTTGAAGCACCATGTACTGATGCGCCCTATATGACCAAGGTTTTTGGCGTAAAAAAAGAATACCAAAAGCTGTTGAAAGGGGTTACACATGTGGATGGCACATGTAGAGTTCAAACAGTCAGGCAAGATCAAAACCCGGTTTATTATAATTTGTTAAATTTGTTTAAGGCAAAAAGCGGACATGGGGTGTTGCTCAATACAAGTTTTAATCTGAGTCATGAACCGATAGTTTTTAGCCCCAGGGATGCTTTAGCTAGTTTTTATGCCAGTGGTCTGGATGAATTGTATATTGGCAGTTGTATCGTTAAAAAATAGGCTTATGCCATTTACACCAATCTTTAAATCAGAAATAAGTAACAATGCATTGAAAGAAAAGGGCTATGCTGTTGTTCCTTATTTAAAGGAAGTTGAAATCAAAGAACTAAGTGATTTTTTCTATCAGAATCATCCGAATTTACCAGAAGGCATGTATGCTTCCTCACATGCCAAAGATTTTGCTTTTCGTCAAAAAATGAATGATAAAATTCAATCTGTTTGTAAACGAGCAGCAGCAGAAAATTTTCAGGAAGCGAAAGTACTTGGTGCCACTTTTATGGTGAAAAGCAAAGGAGAAAACGGAGCCTTACAGCCACATCAGGATTGGAATATTGTGGATGAAAAGCAATTTAATTCCTACAATATATGGTTGCCGCTGGTAGATGTAGATGAGGACAATGGTACACTTTTGATATTGCCAGATAGCCATCAATGGTTCAAAAATATTCGAGGGCAAAATATTCCATCTTCTTATGAGAATGTAACAGATGAAGTGTGGAAATATTTACGACCAATAAAAATGAAAGCCGGTGAAGCTTTGATTTATGATCATCGCCTTCTACATGCATCGGGCATCAATAGGAATGATCAACCGAGGTTGGTGATTGTAAGTGGTTTGATTCCTGAGGCTGCAGAAATGCGCTATTATTATGGCAGGGAAAATAATATTGAGGAATATGCCTGTACTCCGGAGTTTTATTTTAATGAAAATATAAATGAAGGCCCTAAGGGCTTGAAATTGATTCAAAGTTTTCCCGATAGAAACCCCACAGTTTCTTTACTGGAATTGCATAATGTTTATGAACCTAAAATATCTTTTCTGCAAAGATTGAAAGGTTATTTTAAATGAAAGAAGAGCAGGAATAGAGGCTTTTCAACTTACCTAAAATGAATCGCCCAAAATAACTCAATGGTTTCAGGAATGACTTTAATAAGAATGTTAAAACTTCCTCCTTTTGCATCACCGTATTCTCTATCGAGGTACTTTGATGGAATTTCTATTGGTAATATACCTTTTTTGAATAAACGGGCACAGATTTCACTTTCTACCAATGAGCTTTTTAATTTAGGATCTACTGTATCGATTTGATCTTTACGATATATTTTAATCCAATTTACATCCCTTAAGTAGATGCCCAATATATGTTGGTTGTACAATCGATTGAGCCAGGTCAAAATTCTCCTGTATAAATTATAATTGGTTTTTGGTCTGTAAAATGAATAATAAGTATTGTTTGTAAATGGCTTGACTTCTCTTAGTTCTTCTAGATCAAATTGCCCGTCACCCGGAATGGCACAGATATATTCCTTTTGTGCTGCTTTATAGCCACTTAATAGGGCCATGCCTATGCCCAGGTTTTTGGAGTGGTGAATGGTCTTTATTGACTCGTGGCTTTCACTTAATCCATCAATTATATCTGCTGTTCCATCTACACTGCCATCATTTACTACTAATATTTCGTAAGATGATGATATTGAAGGGATTATTTTTAAAGCATTATTTATTACATTCCGAATGTTTCCAGATTCATTGTAGCAGAATATGATCAATGAAATATTCAATGCAACGGAATTAAATCACTATTCGAATTTAATGAGATTTCTGCTTTTTCAAGTACATTAATGATCTCAAGTGCATTTTCCCCACTGGATAATGGCGGGTTTCCAGTATGAATAGATTTCACAAAAGCATCCATTACATTTTTAAGAGGTTCTGTAAGCTCGTATTTAGGAATAGTTGCATTTCCCAATCTGTAATCTATAAGTTTACTTTCTTTACTGTCACTGTGCTTAATTTGATTTTTGTAATCATAGATCACCAATTTGTGTGTAGGTTCTATATCATCGTAAACGATTAACTTCCTTTCCCCACCAATCAACATTTTTCGGATTTTAACCGGTGAGGCCCAGGAAGTATTAATTTGTACAAGCATCCCCGATTTGTATTTTAAGAATAAATAAGCCAGATCTTCAAATCCCTGTGCAGGATGAACCCTGCCAATTGCTCTGACTGCAAGGGGTTTTTCATCAATTAAGTAATTAATTATTGATAGATCATGGCAGGCAAGGTCCCACAGTACATTGGTATCATTTTGGTAAATACCCAGGTTGATCCTTGTGGAATCAATATAATTCATTTGACCCAATTGTTGCTCTGTGACAAATTCCTTTAGCTTAATTACTACCGGATTGTACATAAAAACATGGTCAACCATTATGATTTTTTCTTTGGCCTTTGCAAGCTTACACAGTTCTTGAGCTTCTTTTACAGAAGTCACAAATGGTTTTTCTACCAATACATGCTTTCCGTGTTCGAGCACTGCCTTAGCTATTTGATAATGGCTTGATGTAGGTGTCGCAATTACAAAGGCATCAATTTTTTCATTGAGCAGAAAGTCTTTGTAATCTGCACTAGTAATAAGCGTAGGGTAGGTTTTGAGTGCAAGTTTTATAGCAGACTCATTTTGATCACAAAGATATGTTTGATGAATATCAGGATGTTGAACCAGATTCCTGAGGAGGTTTTTTCCCCAATAACCATATCCAATAAGTGCAACATTTAATTTTTTATGCGGCATAATTTTGATGCTAAAATTTTATTGTTTGGATGACAATGATAAAATTAAATTTCTGTAAAATAAAAGAATTGCCCGGGCACTGGGATAGCTTAATATTATAGAATAAGATTTGCCCTGTCGGTATAAATTTAGGGAAAGATAATTTTAACTAAGTTCACAATCAAGTTTTCAAAAGCATAAATTTAGACTGATATTTTTAGTCTGCTAAAACCACAATTAAACAAAGTCTTTTTTGATGCACATTCCTTTTTAATGTAGTTTAGCGATTATATTCACTGATATGGAGTTGTACCTACTTTTAGGCATTGTTTTTATTGAGTTTCTGATTATTATCTGGCTTTTAATGGTGAAGCGGAAAGCTTTTGTGCACAAGCCAAAATCAAAAAACACACCTGATTCTGTCGGGAAATATTACGACAGTACGACCGATAAATTTTTAGAGGTTTATGGAGAGATTATCCAGGCATTTCGCACCAAAAATGTGGAAGAATACCTGGATTACACCATAAAGAGTGCTCAAATTGGAAATGGCATGAAAGTATTGGATGCCGGCTGTGGTGTGGGAGGGCCGGCAGTTTATTTTGCCCAAAAAATGGATCGCTTGCAAATTGATGCCTGTACTATTTCGAATGTGCAGGTCGAAAAAGCAAAATCAAAGGTTGAGGAAAAGGGAGTGGGAGGACGAGTGCGTGTGGCTTTGGGCGATTATCACAAAGTGGACCAATTGTTTGAAACCGGGAAATACGACCGGGTATATTTTCTTGAGTCTTTTGGCCATTCCAACGACAAAACCAAACTGGTAAACGCTGTATGGGAAGTATTAAAACCTGGTGGAATGATCTATATCAAAGATCTTTTCAGAAGGGAAACCGAAGATGAGTGGGAACAATTGTACATCAACCGGATATGTGAGCAGATCAATGAAGCATATCACTATCAAATAGCAGATTTAAATCCTGTTTTGGATGCTATTCGCAGAAAAGGGTATATCCTACACTTTGTGAAAATACCCGAAGTGGAAAGGGGCGCATTTGAAAACCTGACGATCTCCAATGATTTCCAGAATTTGTTTGACATTGGTAAGATAGAATCCTGGGAGGATTATGTTTTTCCAATAGACTTTTTTGAAATATTGGCGGAAAAACCAAAATACACACCTGAAGAAGAAATGCACTTGTATTTCCTGAATCGCAAAAAATGAGTTTTGCAAGCAAAATAAGGCAATTGAACAGTATCAGCAGGGCAGGGGACTGGCGACTGAGCTTTATTCCCTTCATTATAGGCTGTGTTTACCTTTGGTTGTATTATTTTGATATTGCGTTCTCGGGGGACGCCTTGCTGCTTTTTATACTTTCATTGATAACGAGTTTTGGCTTTGCAGCTTTGGGCTATTTTATCAATGAGTTTTTCGATAAGGAATCTGACCGAAAGGCGGGAAAAATCAACAAACTGGCCTTTCTAAAACCTCAATACCAGTACCTGATTTTTCTGGCGGCACTATCAATGACGCTTTTACCCTGGATCAAATTACCGGCAAACCACTTTTCATGGAATTTGATCGCATTGGAGCTTTTGCTGTTTTTAATTTATTCATTGCCTTTTCCCCGGCTAAAGGAAATACCCCTGGTTTCCAATATTATTGATGCTGCCTATGCTTATGTCATCCCATTGGTTCTTGCCTTCCACACCTATGGACTTTATGCAGGTAAATCATTTGATCCCTTTATTTTGGTTTTTGCAGTGCCGGTTTTTTTTATAGGCTTCAGGAATATTTTTATCCACCAGGTCAATGATGTTTTTAAAGACCGCAGATCAGAAATACGGACATTGCCCATCGTGCTGGGAGTTGCCCAAAGCAATTATTTTTTGAAAATTCTTTTGCTATTGGAGTTTTCAGGAGTTGTGGTTTTTAGCGTGCTTCTTTCCCTGATAAATCCACTGTTTTGGTTTTGGCTGGCATTTTATGGGGTTTTCTTTATTTACAGGTTTTTAAGGTTGCTTCCTGCTTTTTTTACAGTGTATTTTCCCATTGACAAAGCCCGGCACCTGGGTGATGTATTGTATCAAATTTGGTTTCCTTTGTTTATGCTTGCTTTTTTGCTCAATAGTGATTGGCGCTGGTTTTTTATTATTCCTGTCCACTTCCTGATACTTACGCCACACTATATTTTTAAACCAATATTACAGTTCTGCAAAAAGGCCTATTATACAGTGGTAGTGTTGGTATCGGTACATTTTCGGCATTTAATCAGTATGTGTGTCAATTATCCCATATACTATATGTTCCTGCTCTTTGGTGTAAATTTGATCCGTGAAAAAAAATCTGCGATGGAGTATTTAAAAGAAAAATGGAGTTAGGTGAATGAATAAGTTTGTATTTGTAGTATGTGGGGCAAGAGAGCATATTGATACGCTCAATTATTCTTTGGAGGCATTGCGGAAGTATGCGCAATCAGAAATTATTGTACTGACTGATTCCAGGCGAAACGATATTGCCATTGAGCATGAAAATATTGTGGATGTTCCTACACCCGATTATTTAGACCATCACCAGGCAAGTATTTATTTGAAAACATCCATTCACCGGCATTTATCCAAAGGCCATAAATATTGCTATCTCGATACAGATGTGGTGGCTTTAAGCAGTGATATTGAGCAAATTTTTGAGCAATATATTCCCCCCATTATTTTCGCCAAAGACCATTGCAGTATTGATAAGTTTAGTCCTGCGGCTGTGCACTGCGGTTGCATTGAGCAGTTTGCTGCCTGGGAAAAAGAACTCAAGGGACTGTTCAAAAAATACAAACACCTGGAAAGGCAAGTGGAAGATCCTGAGAAAAAACAA
Proteins encoded:
- a CDS encoding carbamoyltransferase C-terminal domain-containing protein, with product MANSNKYILGINGGVRPGYQDISAVLMQNGKVIAAVEEERLTRIKHLAGQLPIQSVKEVFRIAGISIEDISVVAFHGSTWGKQIDQVLEKHFQTYFGHVPEIRRYHHHDCHVASTFYPSGYDKALVISVDGSGDGVSTQISIGEGRELKLLKRYERPQSLGMYYSMITQLCGFTRDADEYKLMGLAAYGDPSKYQLNEILQITDNGYHFNEEFMVQIEAGQASPSRYEMLFGKKLIQFTGLERRHKKYIAQEYKDLAAAAQLQLEKALVSLVKNAVQETGIKKVCMAGGVALNCLANQKIEALDEVEELFIQPASNDAGISLGAAMLASKNIGDDDFEKQSHTFYGTAIDQEEIDEVLNRCNLNFEKSDDFIEMAAEALANQKVLGWFQGKMEFGPRALGNRSILADPAVEDIQKTVNQKVKFREGFRPFGASVLEEDFQKYFEAPCTDAPYMTKVFGVKKEYQKLLKGVTHVDGTCRVQTVRQDQNPVYYNLLNLFKAKSGHGVLLNTSFNLSHEPIVFSPRDALASFYASGLDELYIGSCIVKK
- a CDS encoding phytanoyl-CoA dioxygenase family protein, whose translation is MPFTPIFKSEISNNALKEKGYAVVPYLKEVEIKELSDFFYQNHPNLPEGMYASSHAKDFAFRQKMNDKIQSVCKRAAAENFQEAKVLGATFMVKSKGENGALQPHQDWNIVDEKQFNSYNIWLPLVDVDEDNGTLLILPDSHQWFKNIRGQNIPSSYENVTDEVWKYLRPIKMKAGEALIYDHRLLHASGINRNDQPRLVIVSGLIPEAAEMRYYYGRENNIEEYACTPEFYFNENINEGPKGLKLIQSFPDRNPTVSLLELHNVYEPKISFLQRLKGYFK
- a CDS encoding glycosyltransferase family 2 protein, whose amino-acid sequence is MNISLIIFCYNESGNIRNVINNALKIIPSISSSYEILVVNDGSVDGTADIIDGLSESHESIKTIHHSKNLGIGMALLSGYKAAQKEYICAIPGDGQFDLEELREVKPFTNNTYYSFYRPKTNYNLYRRILTWLNRLYNQHILGIYLRDVNWIKIYRKDQIDTVDPKLKSSLVESEICARLFKKGILPIEIPSKYLDREYGDAKGGSFNILIKVIPETIELFWAIHFR
- a CDS encoding Gfo/Idh/MocA family oxidoreductase — encoded protein: MPHKKLNVALIGYGYWGKNLLRNLVQHPDIHQTYLCDQNESAIKLALKTYPTLITSADYKDFLLNEKIDAFVIATPTSSHYQIAKAVLEHGKHVLVEKPFVTSVKEAQELCKLAKAKEKIIMVDHVFMYNPVVIKLKEFVTEQQLGQMNYIDSTRINLGIYQNDTNVLWDLACHDLSIINYLIDEKPLAVRAIGRVHPAQGFEDLAYLFLKYKSGMLVQINTSWASPVKIRKMLIGGERKLIVYDDIEPTHKLVIYDYKNQIKHSDSKESKLIDYRLGNATIPKYELTEPLKNVMDAFVKSIHTGNPPLSSGENALEIINVLEKAEISLNSNSDLIPLH
- a CDS encoding methyltransferase domain-containing protein, producing the protein MELYLLLGIVFIEFLIIIWLLMVKRKAFVHKPKSKNTPDSVGKYYDSTTDKFLEVYGEIIQAFRTKNVEEYLDYTIKSAQIGNGMKVLDAGCGVGGPAVYFAQKMDRLQIDACTISNVQVEKAKSKVEEKGVGGRVRVALGDYHKVDQLFETGKYDRVYFLESFGHSNDKTKLVNAVWEVLKPGGMIYIKDLFRRETEDEWEQLYINRICEQINEAYHYQIADLNPVLDAIRRKGYILHFVKIPEVERGAFENLTISNDFQNLFDIGKIESWEDYVFPIDFFEILAEKPKYTPEEEMHLYFLNRKK
- a CDS encoding UbiA family prenyltransferase, with the translated sequence MSFASKIRQLNSISRAGDWRLSFIPFIIGCVYLWLYYFDIAFSGDALLLFILSLITSFGFAALGYFINEFFDKESDRKAGKINKLAFLKPQYQYLIFLAALSMTLLPWIKLPANHFSWNLIALELLLFLIYSLPFPRLKEIPLVSNIIDAAYAYVIPLVLAFHTYGLYAGKSFDPFILVFAVPVFFIGFRNIFIHQVNDVFKDRRSEIRTLPIVLGVAQSNYFLKILLLLEFSGVVVFSVLLSLINPLFWFWLAFYGVFFIYRFLRLLPAFFTVYFPIDKARHLGDVLYQIWFPLFMLAFLLNSDWRWFFIIPVHFLILTPHYIFKPILQFCKKAYYTVVVLVSVHFRHLISMCVNYPIYYMFLLFGVNLIREKKSAMEYLKEKWS